A stretch of DNA from Acidobacteriota bacterium:
GATCTGCGCCAGTAGATATGAAGTGAAAATGGCTCCGGCAATCCCGGCACAAAGAAAAGGGAGTGCAATCCTGACTTTGCCCAAACCTAAAGACTGCATCGCAGTCATCTCTCCATCGGTTGATAGACGGCTACAAGTTATGATCGTTCCAAGAAGGAGGGAAACCGGTAAGGTAATCACAACAATTCCGGGAATTAAACTCCATAGGAATTGAATGCCGACCTGTGTTGACGTGTGAAACGAAAGGATAATGTTCAGATATTTTCCAGCTTGTTGGACAAATACCAGAGAAGTCAGGGCTAAAAAAGCCACGAGTGTTACAGGAAGGATTTCTGACAGTAAAGAGAGGAAAAGCTTTTTGTGACGGAAGAAACGGACCATTTTTATAGACTTATTGCGTCTGATAAGAAGCCTTATGTACTAAATCAAGTGAGAAGTAAGTCTCAATATCTTGATGCGGTATCGAACAAGCGATTGAGTGACCCCAGCTTGACTGGCAATGGTTCTAATTGAGCGCTTGCGTAAAAGACTGCAAAGAAGCGCGCGATACGGCAACAAAGCTGCTGCGCCAACCGAATACGCTTCCTCTTCAATTTGCTGGTTGTAAGTTCTTTGTGCTTGAGAGCCGGCCGAAATTTGGCTTGGAGTATGGCCCAATAGAACGTGACAAACTTCCTCCATAAGTGTGGCAGCTTTTCGCCCCTGGCTTTGGCTGGGATTTAAGATCACGATTCGGCTTCCATCCGGTAACATTGGCGTTGCGCCACCTGACCAGGCAATGTCTGGAGATTTGAGCAAGGCCTTAGCCTTATCACTCAACCCTTGTATGTCTTCCACTGCGATCACGCGCAATCCCGCCGATTTCGCCAACCCATACGGGTCGAGCCTGTCATGTATGCTCTTCAAGCCTGCAAACGACCGAATGCGCAACGATAATTGCTCGTATTGGCGAAATTTATCGCGAACCGGGGGTGCGGGCAGGAAGTTCAACGGATTCAGACATGCACTGTCGCCGCAATAATTCGACATCTTCTATCATTCATTTGCTGGTGGTGTATTGCATATAAAGCGTTCGGAATACCTCGTTGAGAGTTTTGGCGTCCTCAGGCTTCAAATTACTATCTGCTCGAAGATGAGCGTCAACAATCTCTACAATGGAACCTTGTGCAAATTGTGCGGCGGTGCTTTCCAGAACGGCTTGGAGTCCGATAATGCGATCCAACGGTAAACTTAACCATTTCGACAGTTTTGCCAACGTTTCAGCATCCGGAGTTCCAGTGTTATTTTCGATCCGTGATAGCGTGGAGGCGCTGACCTGTGTCTGTTTGGCGACAGCCCGGAGCGAAAGCCGCTCGCGTTCGCGTTTGTGTTTTACAAACAGGCCCAGCTCAGCAACGTTTACAAGGCTATCTGAATCGTCAATTTCCTGCAGTTCCCTTTTTGATTTGTTCTGCACTTCCATATTTGGGTATTGATGTGGATAATCAAGATGCATCAAATCCGTGATGCAAAATTTTCTGAGACACGCTAACACATCAGTCTTGCAAAGGCAACGGTCGTTGCAGAGTTGCAACGCAGCCAAAATAGGACGAAATACGCATTTATGCTGGTCAATCAATCCATCGAAACTACTTTTGGTGTCGGCTCTACGGATGCTGATGTCATACAGTTTACGGCTCCGTCTTTGACCACAGATGATTACCTGATTGAACAAACCTTGAGCGGAGACGATACCGCTTATGAATCCTTGCTGCGAAGACACCATAAACGCGTCTTTTCAATCGCAAGAAGGTTTTTCAGGTCGCGCGAAACAGTCGAAGACATCGTTCAAGAAACGTTTTCAAAAGCGTTCTTTTCCTTGGCGACCTATCGTCGCGGAGCCTCTTTTGACCAATGGTTGGCAAAGATTGCGGTCAATAACTGTTATGACGAATTACGCAGACGTAAAAAACGAAGCGAATCGCTCATCACGGACCTGTCGGACGATGAAGAATACTGGCTTGAAAGCAAGCTTTCCCAGTCCGCGTTTGAGATTCACCTGAATGAAAACGAGCGAGGCATAGCGGCTGAAATCTCCGCAAAATTATTAGCCTGCTTGTCGCCCGAAGACAGGCTGGTTCTGACACTGCTGCACGCTGAAAATGATTCAATCAAGGAGATTGCCCAAACAACTGGATGGTCAGAAGCAAAAGTCAAAATTCGCGCCTTTCGGGCGCGTCATGCCATGCGAAAAGCTTTTGCCAGGTTGAGAAAAGCAGAAGAACGAAAATCGCGCGCGATTCAGGAGAAACCGGCAAATGAAGTGTAAAGAAGTTATTCGATCGCTGACATACGGACAGGACGCTAAGCCGACCGCTCATCTGGAAATCACTCGGCACACCATGACCTGTCAAAAATGCCGCGAAGAAGTGGCCGTCAGTGCAGTCATCAAATCCATCGTCAAGCATCATGAAGTCACAGATGATGAGTACTCCGTCTGGGATGAGTTGAGGCTTGTCAATCAAGTCAAAGCGCGAATTCAATCGGCCAAAGAGAGTGGATTCGGTTCATGGGAATCTGCCGTCATTTCCATTCGCGGATGGCTGGTTGGATTTGCTGCTGCTGCGGTTTTGCTTTTGATCTTGAGCGGCCAACTCGCCGTGCACAATGCGAACGCGAAGAAGGATGAGGGGAAACTCGATTTGGTCAGCAGCGCTCAAACTTTATCAATTGGCGATGACCTCATTAGCAGCAACACCCAGATAAATCGGCAAAGTGAATCGAACAGCGAGGAAGTCAAGAATGTCCGTTAATCAAAGTCAACTTGCCACCAAACGAAAGGCGCAGTTCATCATTTTGGCGGCATTCCTTCTGGGAATTGTTGTTGGGGCTTCCGGGCAGTATCTGCTGTTGCATCGTTCGCTGAATACGCAGGTTAGCGCGCCACCGAAAACGATTGATGAATTGACCCAGCGTCTGAATTTGACGACGGAGCAACGAAACCAGATTGACCTGTATCTGTCTGATGCGCGCAAAGAGTTTTTATCCCTCGATGAAGAATTTCGCCCGCAATACAAAACTGTCCGCCTGGAAACGCGCAAAAGAATTTCCGCGATGCTGACGCCAGAACAGCAACCACTGTTTGAACAGTACACGCGCGAACTCGACGCCAAACGCGAAGCAAAAGAGCGCGAAGCGAGAGAAAAGGCGTTGGTCACTCCCACTCCCAGCAAATAAATTTGTTTTGTTACGACTTTTACCATCTGTCATGAAAACCTTAGGCAACTGGTTCTCTGCCCTGCGGCTGGCTTTTTTTCTGATCGCATTCGCCGTACTTCCCTTTTCCTCCTGCCGCCGTGCCAGTTCCGGCAACGAATTGGTGATGATGCTGGAAAAACGTGTTTCCACATTTGACCCCCGCGTCAGTTCGGATTCCGCCGATGAACGAATGCGGCAACTGATTTTCAACGGCCTGACACGCAAAAACGAAAAGTTCGACCCCGTCCCGGATTTGGCGGAAAGCTTTGAATCTTCGCCGGATTTCAAAACCTTCACGTTCCGGTTGCGCCAGGGCGTGAAGTTTCATAACGAGCAGAAATTGTCAGCTCTGGACGTGAAATACACGTTTGACACCATGCTTGCCTCCGGCTTTGCCTCCGCCAAAAAGGTCGAATTCACACGCGAAGTCGCTCCTGGAAAACCATTGCTCGCCGCCGTCGAAGTCAGTGACCCGCAAACGGTAATCTTTCGCTGCAACGAAGCCTGCCCCGGTTTGCCCAATCAGATCGTTCCGGTTGGAATCATTCCTGAAGGCACCACCGATCAACAGGCCAAAAAACCTGTCGGAACCGGCCCATTCAAATTTGAAAGCTTCACGGAAGATCAGGAGGTCGTGCTGGCCGCAAACGCCCAATACTTTGGCGGAGCGCCGAGCATCGAAAAGCTTCGCGTCAAAATCATCCCCGACAACAGCACGCGCGAAAGCGAGCTTCGCAAAGGTTCAGTGGATTTGGCCATCAATGCCGATTTTGACCCGGTGACGGTCGAAGGCTTGCAAAAAACCGAAGGGCTGAAAGTTGAAATGATTGACGGCACAAACATCACGCATCTGGGCGTCAATCTGCTCGATCCGATTTTGAAAGATACGCGAATTCGTCAGGCATTGGCCTATGGCATTGACCGCGAAGCCATCATCCGCGACGTGCTGCGTGGCCAGGCCAAAGTCGCCAACAGCATTTTGCCGACATCGCAATGGGCCTATGAACCCAACGTCACGAATTACAATTACGACCCGGAACGCGCAAAACAGTTGCTGGATCAAGTCGGGCGAACCGAAAAAGACGGCCAGCGCCTGAAAATTACGCTCAAAACTTCGACGGTTTCCATTGCCAAGAAAACCGCCGAAGCAATTCAGGCTCAACTCGCGCAAATCGGTGTCAAACTCGAAATTCAAACTCTGGAGCGGCAAAAACTGACGCAGGATATGACCGATGGTACCTTTCAGCTTTATCTGAACACTTCCGTCGGCGGCAATCAGAGCACGGATATTTTTGGCTTTATGTATAGCTCGAAATCCGTGCCACCTAACGGCCAAAACCGCATGCGGTACAACAATCTGTTTGTAGACAAATTGATCAGCGAATCCACACTCGCCACACTGGATCGCCGCAAACAAATCTTTTCCGATTTACAGAAAACCTTATCGAACGACCTGCCGCAGATTTATCTGTGGTACCCATCCACCATCGTCGTCCACCGCAATCGAGTCACAAACTTGAAGATCGAACCTTCCGGCGACTGGCAGGTCGTCCGCAATGTGAAGCTCAACTGAAGCATTTGACTGGCTTGATCTGCAATTTCTCCCGCTATAGAAATCAAGAAAATGATTTTCCGATCCGCAACCCTCGAGGGGTGAAAAGACAATAGCCCGGGGTGAAACTCCTTGTCTTTACCCAAATCTTTTCACGGAATTGGTTTGTCTCAGCCCGCGAAGGCGGGCGGCGAGCATATAGCCTGGGGTGGAGCGCAACGGCGCGAAACCCCAGGAAAAACACGAAATTAAGGCAACAGCCCGCNNNNNNNNNNNNNNNNNNNNNNNNNNNNNNNNNNNNNNNNNNNNNNNNNNNNNNNNNNNNNNNNNNNNNNNNNNNNNNNNNNNNNNNNNNNNNNNNNNNNNNNNNNNNNNNNNNNNNNNNNNNNNNNNNNNNNNNNNNNNNNNNNCGAAAATTTGGGTAATGACAAGGTGAAACCCTGGGTCCGGTAAGCAAGACCAACAAGCCCTGGCAGGGGCGACAGATTGCAGTGTGACGACCTTGCCGGGGCTGAAAATGCTTTTTGCCTTGTTCCCCGGATTTCATCCGGGGCTTATGATCTGGCCGTCCCTTCGGGACTCACTTTGGAAATTCTTCTGCTTAAAAGCTATAGCCTGATGTCAGGACAGATTTGGAGTGCTGCGCCTTTGGCGTAGCTTTGGTAGTCCTTTCCTGCGGCGGGCGCTTGTTGCAACGCACGCCTCCAAAAGACGCTAATTTTTCGCTTTACCTTGCGCCGCAATCTGACTAAGCTGCGCCCCGCCCTGACTTCAAGCCCCAATAAAACTCAAGTTTCAATTTCAGCTTCCGAATGACACATCATCAGCCGTTGAGGTGAATCATCATCATGTCTCATCGTGGAGATTTAACCGAACGCCTAATCACGATTCTCATTCTTTTGGCGGAGCGCCCGCATTCACAACAGGAATTGGCGCAACGGTTTGGCGTTGATGGAGTCACCATCCGCCGTAATCTGATGGAACTGACTCGCCATTTCATGATTGTGGATGACAAAGTCGGGCGCGAGCGGGTTTACCGTTTCAGTGACAACTACGAATTCCATCCGCCAAATCTCACTCCGGGCGAACTCGCCACCTTGCTGCTGGCGCAACAAGCCATCGGGGCCACTGGGCTAACCGCCTTCGGAACGCCGTTTGGCAGATTCGGATATAGCCTGCTCGATAAGGTGCGAGCCGCGTTGCCCAAAGCGCTCCGAGCCAAGCTCGACGCGCTGGCCACAATCTTTGGCTCTGCCGCCGTGCCCGCCAAAGATTATTCCACTCATACAGAAACCATTGACCGATTGACCAACGCTGCCATGAGCCAGTGCCGCATTCGCATGCGATATCGAACATTGCACAGCGGCGAAACCAAAGACCGGCTGTTTGATCCTTATGCTGTTTACTTTGACCCTGATGGGGCGACGCTCAAAGTTATCGGCTTCGACCATTCGCCGCACCGCCAAACCATCATTCCGCTTTCAATAGACCACATCGAATCGTTGACCGAAACCGCTGAGACGTTCACCCGCCCGCCCGATTTCAACCTGCAACAGTTTCTGACCGATAACTGCTTCAACGGTATTCACGGCGAACCGCTGACCGTGCAATTGAAAGCACACGGCACAACCGCCCGCGTTTTTGCCGAACGAAGGTTTCACCCCTCTCAACGCGAACTCGCCCGCACAACCGACGCCGCAGGCAATGTCGAAACCATCACCATCGAAATGACCGTCGCGCGCGGACGCGGTCTGGAACGATTCATTTTGAGCTGGTTACCCGACGTAGAAGTGCTGGAACCATCGGAACTGCGACAGAAGATTACAGAAGTGCTGCTACAAGCGACAGGGTGCTTTGCGCCGCCGCAATAATTTTTCTGACGAAGGCCATGACGAGCGACCGTGCATGTTCGGTGTGCGTTGTAAGTTTTGGGTGAAGCAACAAAAGGAGGTTCCGAATGTCAAAGTTTTGGGCGCATACAGAGAACGCAAAAGGTAATCCGCATTTGTTGCATGACCACTTACGCGAAGTCAGTGAATTGGCGAGCCGGTTTGCGACGGAAATGAATCCTGAACTAACCGAAGCTGCGCGATGGGCCGGCCTATTGCACGATCTCGGAAAATATCGGGATGAGTTTCAGCAATACTTGATCGGTCAGCGTGAAAGCAGCACTGAGACGCATCACGCAATTTATGGCGCGGCGCTGACGTATCGGCAAAAGTGTTTGGGGCCAACGTTGGCAATTGCCGGGCATCATGCAGGACTGCACGACCAACACGAGCTATTCAACGATTTGAAAATGGATGAAAAGTATCACGCGCAGTTGCAACTGCCGTTGCTGTGCGAACGCTTCATGGCGGAACTGCCGCCATTGCCGGAGAAAATCACCGAGCCGGATTTTATTCGTACCAATTATCTGAGTGCAGAGCTTTACGTGCGCATGCTGTTTTCGGCGCTGGTGGACGCGGACTTTCTCGACACTGAAGCGCATCACACACGGGCGGCACGGCAAACACAGTCATTTGACCCCGAAGCTTTGCTGCAACGCATTTTGGCTGAGAAAGCCAGCAAGTCACGCGACGGCGCATTGAATGAATTACGCAACCGCATTTTCGATCAATGCCTGGCCGCCGCTGAACAACCGCCGGGATTTTTTTCGTTGACTGTACCCACGGGTGGCGGCAAAACGCTTGCAGGGATGGCGTTTGCGCTGGCGCACGCACAACAACATGACTTGCGCCGCGTGATTGTTGTCATTCCTTATCTTTCGATCATTGAGCAAAACGCCGCGCAATACCGCCGCATTCTCGACCCGGATCAAACTGGCATCGTGATTGAAAATCATTCCGCCGTGCAGACACCGGAAGATAAAAACGAAGCCCGCCCACGCCAGCCTTTTGAAAAGCACATCAGCGAATATGCCGCCGAAAATTGGGATGCGCCGGTGGTGGTCACGACTTCGGTACAATTTATCGAATCGCTGTTCGCCAACCGCACGTCGCGCTGCCGCAAGCTGCACAACCTGGCGCGCGCTGTCGTGATTTTTGACGAAGTGCAAACGCTGCCGCCGCATCTGCTCAATCCGCTGCTTAACGTATTGCGTGAATTACGCGACCGTTACAGCGTAAGCTTTGTTTTCTCGACTGCGACACAGCCCGCCTTTCGCCATCGTCCGCGCCATTTGGAAGAAGGTTTCAAGGACGGTGAAGTGTGCGAAATCACTGATGACACTGCCGCGACCTTTCGCCAGTTGCAGCGCGTTCGCTACGCCTTGCCGCAAGCCGGGCAAACGTGGTCGTGGGCTGGCGTAGCCGAAAAGCTGGCGGCGCAAATGCAGTCTCTGTGCGTCGTCAACCTGCGCCGTCACGCTTATGAATTATGGGAGAGCTTGCGCCGGATGCTGCCTGAGAATGAGCGCGACGGTCTGTTTCATTTGTCTTCGGCAATGTGCGCACAGCATCGCTTTGACTTGCTGGGCGATTCTGACAATCCGCAATCCGGTACGATACGTCACCGGCTGTGCCATCAATTACCCTGTCGTTTGGTTTCCACGCAGTTGATCGAGGCAGGCGTGGATGTGGATTTCCCGATTGTTTATCGTGCGCTTGGCCCGCTGGACGGCATTGTTCAGGCCGCTGGCCGCTGCAATCGCGAAGGCCGTTTGCAGGACGACAACGGCCAGCCTGCGCTTGGGCAGGTTGTCATCTTTCAGCCGGAAGACAACACGCTGCCGCCGGGCGTTTACAGCAAAGCGACAGACATTACGGCAATGTTGCTGCAACGCACGAGCGCCGATGACCTGGCGCAAAATCACGAATTGTTCGGAGCGTATTTCGATCAGCTTTGCCAGTTGACCGAAACCGATAAGGAGCAGATTCAAGCGGATCGGCAAGATTTGAAATATCGTCAGGTGGCCTCAAAAGCGCGCGTCA
This window harbors:
- a CDS encoding WYL domain-containing protein, whose translation is MSHRGDLTERLITILILLAERPHSQQELAQRFGVDGVTIRRNLMELTRHFMIVDDKVGRERVYRFSDNYEFHPPNLTPGELATLLLAQQAIGATGLTAFGTPFGRFGYSLLDKVRAALPKALRAKLDALATIFGSAAVPAKDYSTHTETIDRLTNAAMSQCRIRMRYRTLHSGETKDRLFDPYAVYFDPDGATLKVIGFDHSPHRQTIIPLSIDHIESLTETAETFTRPPDFNLQQFLTDNCFNGIHGEPLTVQLKAHGTTARVFAERRFHPSQRELARTTDAAGNVETITIEMTVARGRGLERFILSWLPDVEVLEPSELRQKITEVLLQATGCFAPPQ
- a CDS encoding ABC transporter substrate-binding protein codes for the protein MKTLGNWFSALRLAFFLIAFAVLPFSSCRRASSGNELVMMLEKRVSTFDPRVSSDSADERMRQLIFNGLTRKNEKFDPVPDLAESFESSPDFKTFTFRLRQGVKFHNEQKLSALDVKYTFDTMLASGFASAKKVEFTREVAPGKPLLAAVEVSDPQTVIFRCNEACPGLPNQIVPVGIIPEGTTDQQAKKPVGTGPFKFESFTEDQEVVLAANAQYFGGAPSIEKLRVKIIPDNSTRESELRKGSVDLAINADFDPVTVEGLQKTEGLKVEMIDGTNITHLGVNLLDPILKDTRIRQALAYGIDREAIIRDVLRGQAKVANSILPTSQWAYEPNVTNYNYDPERAKQLLDQVGRTEKDGQRLKITLKTSTVSIAKKTAEAIQAQLAQIGVKLEIQTLERQKLTQDMTDGTFQLYLNTSVGGNQSTDIFGFMYSSKSVPPNGQNRMRYNNLFVDKLISESTLATLDRRKQIFSDLQKTLSNDLPQIYLWYPSTIVVHRNRVTNLKIEPSGDWQVVRNVKLN
- a CDS encoding CRISPR-associated endonuclease Cas3'', which translates into the protein MSKFWAHTENAKGNPHLLHDHLREVSELASRFATEMNPELTEAARWAGLLHDLGKYRDEFQQYLIGQRESSTETHHAIYGAALTYRQKCLGPTLAIAGHHAGLHDQHELFNDLKMDEKYHAQLQLPLLCERFMAELPPLPEKITEPDFIRTNYLSAELYVRMLFSALVDADFLDTEAHHTRAARQTQSFDPEALLQRILAEKASKSRDGALNELRNRIFDQCLAAAEQPPGFFSLTVPTGGGKTLAGMAFALAHAQQHDLRRVIVVIPYLSIIEQNAAQYRRILDPDQTGIVIENHSAVQTPEDKNEARPRQPFEKHISEYAAENWDAPVVVTTSVQFIESLFANRTSRCRKLHNLARAVVIFDEVQTLPPHLLNPLLNVLRELRDRYSVSFVFSTATQPAFRHRPRHLEEGFKDGEVCEITDDTAATFRQLQRVRYALPQAGQTWSWAGVAEKLAAQMQSLCVVNLRRHAYELWESLRRMLPENERDGLFHLSSAMCAQHRFDLLGDSDNPQSGTIRHRLCHQLPCRLVSTQLIEAGVDVDFPIVYRALGPLDGIVQAAGRCNREGRLQDDNGQPALGQVVIFQPEDNTLPPGVYSKATDITAMLLQRTSADDLAQNHELFGAYFDQLCQLTETDKEQIQADRQDLKYRQVASKARVISNDTKPIIVPYGAGEDIINEIQTRVVPKGQPRFGRQDLRRLQRFIVNLYSHQFRQLEAQGQINPLLPNLDLYVLSAGLYHKHLGIIINHFPAEDLIS
- a CDS encoding ImmA/IrrE family metallo-endopeptidase, coding for MSNYCGDSACLNPLNFLPAPPVRDKFRQYEQLSLRIRSFAGLKSIHDRLDPYGLAKSAGLRVIAVEDIQGLSDKAKALLKSPDIAWSGGATPMLPDGSRIVILNPSQSQGRKAATLMEEVCHVLLGHTPSQISAGSQAQRTYNQQIEEEAYSVGAAALLPYRALLCSLLRKRSIRTIASQAGVTQSLVRYRIKILRLTSHLI
- a CDS encoding helix-turn-helix transcriptional regulator; the protein is MHLDYPHQYPNMEVQNKSKRELQEIDDSDSLVNVAELGLFVKHKRERERLSLRAVAKQTQVSASTLSRIENNTGTPDAETLAKLSKWLSLPLDRIIGLQAVLESTAAQFAQGSIVEIVDAHLRADSNLKPEDAKTLNEVFRTLYMQYTTSK
- a CDS encoding RNA polymerase sigma factor translates to MLVNQSIETTFGVGSTDADVIQFTAPSLTTDDYLIEQTLSGDDTAYESLLRRHHKRVFSIARRFFRSRETVEDIVQETFSKAFFSLATYRRGASFDQWLAKIAVNNCYDELRRRKKRSESLITDLSDDEEYWLESKLSQSAFEIHLNENERGIAAEISAKLLACLSPEDRLVLTLLHAENDSIKEIAQTTGWSEAKVKIRAFRARHAMRKAFARLRKAEERKSRAIQEKPANEV